The genomic interval AAACAGAAAGCGCtcgtgtaaaatattttctgttgACAGAAGTTAACATTATAATGAAAgtattttcattaaataaaaatcttgcattttatctttttaaataccaAGGATATTTTTAACCTAATTTGTGACTGTGAGCATAGCAGCcaatttataaacacaaaatttaaatttaacatccCCCATTAAGTGTTTGTATAAAGTATCAGACGTtagttctttttttaaaagtaaataccTTGATTTGCTGAATTCACCAAGATGACGTAATGCTTTACCGCATATGTATAAGGCTTTGCTGTTATCATTTTGCCATGATAACACCCTACGCGCAGAAGACAAAGCTTTGCCAAAACTTCCCGTTTTCAAATAACAAAGTCCAATATTGTTATATGACTTAATGCACATGTGGATAACCTCTCTTTCCTGGCtctcattttttaaagttgctgATTCTAAAGTGTTGATTGCTTTGAAATATCTAAAGCAGaagaaatataacatataatgtaggattataaaacagtaaaaactacaccaacttgCGTATTGCTTTCCTAAAATCCTCACAAAGATAAAGTTCATTTCCTTCTGCCTTTAAAGCTTTGGAAACCTCAATGATTCTGAAAACACTTTGTAAGAATGTTgcaatatatttcatatagcGTACAAAGTACCACAAACCGCTTAAATGGAAGATCTCTCTTTTCTTCGTCTGTTAAACCTTCGTAATCATCAAGAGCAGATGGGTCCGAGTAACCTAACAGTTCAACCTCAAAACACACAAGTGCATGCCCTGGTATTCGTGGTGGACATCCCATGTTACCATACGCATATGTTGATTCTATTAGGAACCTGCAGAGCCCAAAGACAATAAAATCATGCCTTGTAACTAAACTGACGAAAAAGATATTGGATTTGAAGATGAGCATCATAGGCGCcggttttttaaattgcagaaGAGGCCAcgtttattatgacgtcatttgttttacagaaattaGGAAAACAcaccagtttttttttacttttatgagCAGCTTTTACTGTTAAGTTTGTTCCAAAATATGTAGCAGGCACCTACGTCTGCAGATGGCTGTTAAAGTGGTTAATTGAATCCAAGGACATCCGCCACGCAAAAAGGTTAAACCGTTAAGACGGTTATGTTAATGctttattgtgtttaatacAGACCGATGCATGTGTTAGTTTGTTTCAATACGGTTGTTGTATAACCGTGGGAACTTGTATTTGCAAAGGCGCTAACCATGTACCCATAACAAGctgttttaagtataaaagTAATGAATAGGTTCACTTCtagttaaagttttaataaacagtttacacGGCAAACGTAGACTATTTAGTTTGCTTTCTGTTGGATTGCTGATAACGAACGTGCCAAacggtattatgacgtaaataatcaaTGTGTGAATCGCCTCAATGTCGTAACAAAGCATTATGCATGGTTTTGAGGAAAACATTACGGAAAATGATAATTGTTACGGCAATCGATGGGGTAACAACTGAGTCCGTTGGAATATATAGTTGTTTAGTTATCTGCGATaagctttttataattttaatagggttttattaataaaatgcagCTATACGCAGCAGGCGCTGCACCGTCCGCATAATATCAAGAGTAGGCCGGCCTCGCCTGCACCATACGAAAAAGGGCCTATGATCACTGATCTGCATTGaacttataaattatattaaacgCTTATTGCTTTTTTGGATTAAAAAGGCAGTTACAATgactacttttttattttacaaggtCATTTCTTATTATGCTAAAGCGCCCTAATCAAGGGATTAAAGGGATGtgtttttgctaaaaaaatggcatatatatattatataaatatatattactctTTACAACTTGGAACTgataacaataaatttattccCCCAACCCCACTTCAccaataaatataagtttgtcAACCCTGCCAAACATAGTCTATACCCAGCGTATTTCAAACCGGTATACCATATCTATAAGATTGTTTAATAAGATACCACCTGGCTATTTCAAACTTCCTCATAGTTGAAATCCCGATGTCCAACCCATGAATTACTTGTCCTTGTTCAAGAGTTAtctaaatacaaacaaactgttgcagctaaagaattttaaacattttgatcACAGAGAGTTATCTAAAACTACATGGTTAGTTGTTACAGCACAAATGCCGTATTTTTCCACCTCGCGCCCGCTTTCACACTACATcttaactttgtaggtgataatTTTTCTCTGTACAACTATGAAGTTGGACAACAAATTGAAAACTGCGCACACAATATGGGAACATGAAGTTTCAAAACCTAGTATGCTTCAAATTACACACAACCTTCTTTGAATAAAAGTTTTACCTGGAGAGGTTGATTACGAATTCGACTTGAATCAAAAGGTTCATCAAGGTCCTCCATGTACCTGTCGGTTATTATGAAGTTCATTCAGCTCACATTTCCTTTTATTGAATCAACATACCCGTTATAATGAATACGAACTTTTGAGCCAGATGGAACAACAGAACCAACACCTTCCTTTCTTATCATTTTCTTCACACCACCATCTTCTGTTATATTCTTAAAAGAAGTGAAGTTAATGTGCTTGGGCtaaatttgcaataaaaattagtaaaactttgtttCTGGTCCTTAATTAGATATATTTCAGTTG from Ciona intestinalis chromosome 2, KH, whole genome shotgun sequence carries:
- the LOC100178843 gene encoding inactive peptidyl-prolyl cis-trans isomerase FKBP6, translating into MNQAEKSLYIPGTLGPTIMLKEGLDLESLKKTNATANIEFTTEDTDYDEETDLKADENYFGSSNNFSYMLDNDSDDDETNADLTWFQRLNSKMNNITEDGGVKKMIRKEGVGSVVPSGSKVRIHYNGYMEDLDEPFDSSRIRNQPLQITLEQGQVIHGLDIGISTMRKFEIARFLIESTYAYGNMGCPPRIPGHALVCFEVELLGYSDPSALDDYEGLTDEEKRDLPFKRIIEVSKALKAEGNELYLCEDFRKAIRKYFKAINTLESATLKNESQEREVIHMCIKSYNNIGLCYLKTGSFGKALSSARRVLSWQNDNSKALYICGKALRHLGEFSKSRKYFTRALSVSPKSKDVVKEVKLLDEMEMKFQLVEKQMCKNMFG